The following DNA comes from Nitrospirota bacterium.
CCGACGATCTCCTCGCGCGTGAAGTCGTCAGCGATCCCTACCCCTACTTCGCGTGCCTCCGTTCGGAAGACCCCGTCCATTGGAACGAGCAATGGGGCGGATGGATCCTGACGAAATACGACGACATCTTTTCGATGCTTCAAAGCGCGCCGCTGTCATCCGACCGCTACACGCCGTTCAAGAAACTGAAGGGCTCATCGGCAGACTCGGAGGCCGTCTACAAGGTGCTGGCGCTCTGGCTCGGTTCACAAGACCCGCCTCTCCATTCACGCCTCCGCAACGCCGTTCAGAAGGCTTTTACGCCGATGACCATCGAAGCGCTGGTTCCGGAGATTCAAGCGACGGCCGATCAGCTCCTGCTCGGAATGCGCGGGCGGGACCGGATGGAACTCCTCCAGGATTTCACTTATCCGTTGGCCGCCACGGTGATCGCGCGGATGCTCGGAATGCCGCTCCGCGATCTGAATCTCATCAAATTGTGGGCCGACCGCGTCGCCCCCATCATGTTCATGATGCTGGGCGAGAAAGGGCGATACGGACGGGCGCGGCAGGCCCTCGATGAAATGACAGAGTACTTCAAAGCTCTCGTACACGAACGACAGGCTCATCCTACGAGCGATCTCACCTCCGCGCTCGTGGGCGTGATGGAAAAGGGCGAGCTCGCCGAAGAGGAAGTCATCGCGACGTGCATGGTCGTGGTCTTCGGCGGCCACGAAACGACGATGAACCTGATGGCCAACGGCCTCCTGGCCCTGCTTCGGAATCCGGCCGAAAGCGAGCGGCTGCTGCGGAATCCGGAGATCATCGATACGGCGGTGGAAGAATTCCTCCGGTTCGACGGGCCCGCCAAATCAACCGTCCGCTGGGCCAAAGAAGATTTCAAACTGGACGGAAAAACGATCCAAGAGGGCCAGCGCGTCCTCGTCGTGTGGGCCGCGGCCAACCGGGACCCGGCCCGTTTTTCCGAGCCGGACCGTCTCGATCTCGGCCGGCATCCCAACCCCCATTTCGCCTTCGGTCAGGGCATCCACTACTGCCTCGGCGCCCCCCTGGCGAGGCGGGAGGCGAAGGTCGGATTGACCACACTCGTGCGCCGATTGCAGGAAATTCGACTGGCCGTTCCCGAGACCGATCTCGAGTGGCATCCGACGATCATCATACGGGGATTGAAATCTCTCCCTATCCGATTTACGGCGATTCAGTAGAACGAAGAGAGGGTATCCATGACTACAGGCATCGAAACAGAAAGCGCGGCGAATCTGAGATCCGAGGCGCGGTCTTGGATCCGAAAAAACCTTCCCAAAGAGTGGCGAGCGGCTTCCGCTGAAACCATCGGAGAGGAAAACTACATGGAGATCCGCCGTGCCTGGGCGAAGAAACTCTACGAGGCCGGCTGGGTCGGCCTCTCCTGGGCGAAGGAGTACGGCGGAAAAGGATTGTCGCTCGTGGAGGAGGTCGTTTTCGCCGAGGAGGAAGCGCTGGCGCAGGCGCCGGACTTCATCAGCCGGAACAGCGTGTACTACATTGGTCCGACGATCATTGCGCATGGGAACGAAGAGCAGAAGCGGCGATACCTCCCGAAGATGTTGTCCGCCGAGGAAGTCTGGTGCCAGGGGTATTCGGAGCCGAATGCGGGATCGGACCTGGCCTCCCTGCGGACGGCGGCGATGAAACGGGACGGACGCTGGATCGTGAACGGGCAGAAAACGTGGACCACCATCGGGAACCACGCCACGTGGTGCTATTTCCTGGCACGCACGGATCCGTCGGCGCCGAAACACAAAGGCATCACGGCGTTTGTGGTCGATATGAAAACGAAGGGCATCACCGTTCGTCCGATCACCACGATCACGGGCTCCACCGAATTCTCGGAAATGTTTTTCGACGACGTGGAAGTGCCGGAGGAGAATGTGCTCGGCGCGCTGAATCAGGGATGGAAAGTGACGATGACGACGCTTGGGTTCGAGCGGAGCATGAACAATTTCGCCCGCGCGGTGCTCCTCCGCTCCGAAGTGGAGGAAGTGGCCCGACTGGCCCGGCGAACGAGGCGGCACGGCCGGCCGGCGATCGAAGACGGCTGGATCGCGCAGCGCCTCGCCCAGTGCGCGGAAGAGGCCGAAGCGCTCAGGCTCACGATTCATCGCTACCTGCCCAAATGGGCGGAGACGCATCAGCCGGGGCCGGAATCGTCGGTCATCAAGATCATGTGGTCCGAGGCTCATCAAAGGCTGATGGAATTGGCGCTCGAGGTCCTGGGACCGGGCGCTCAGCTTCGGACGGGTCCCGATGCCGAAGCCAAGGGCCGTTGGCCGATGATGTATTTGTTCACGCGCGCCGAGACCATTTACGCGGGGACGTCCGAGATTCAGCGGAACGTGGTAGCCGAGCGAATGCTGGGGATGCCGAGGGCGAAAGAGTGATTTGACATTTGAGATTTCAGATTTGAGATTCGGGAAATGACGTACGAACGTTTTGAAGACTTGCCCGTGTGGAAGGCGGGGATGGAGCTCGCCGAGAAAGTGTATGCGCTCACGAAATCGCGGGAGTTTCGGCCCCAGCGATCGCTCCGAGACCAGATCGAACGGGCGGCCGTGTCGGTCTCCAACAACATCGCCGAGGGCTTCGAGCGCGGAACAACCAACGAACTGCTCGCATTCCTCTACATTGCTCGCGGCTCAGCCGGCGAAGTCCGCTCCATGCTTCTTCTCCTGGACCGCCTTCCCGATTTCTTCAATTTGAAATCTCAAATCTCAAATCTGAAATCCCTGGCCGAATCCATCTCCTGCCAGCTTCGCGCTTGGGCCGACTCCCTCCAGAATTCCCCCATCCAAGGCCAGCGCCACCTGACGGACAAAGTTCGGAAGCTTGAAGCTGAAAAGAAAGCCCGTAACGAGTTCATCCTCGAAATCCACCGCATTTCCGGAAAGAAAATCCTGCGCGTGGACGAATCATGAAATCTCCAATCTCAAATCTGAAATCGAAGAAGTTAGAAGCAATGAAGGAGGAATTGCGATGGAAGTGAATTCAAAAGTGCGTTTGGACGGAAAGGTGTGCATCGTGACCGGATCGGGGAGGGGGATCGGGTTCGGGATCGCGAGGACGATGGCCGCCATCGGAGCGAGGGTCGTGGTGAACGATATCGACCAGGAGCCGCTGGACGCCGCGGTGAAGGAGATCCAGAGGGCGGGCGGCGAAGCGATCGGCGTGAAAGCTTCCGTCGGCTCCGTGGAAGACGGCCAGAAGCTGACGAAGTCGGCGCTGGACAAGTGGGGAGGTGTGGACGTGTTGGTGAACAATGCCGGGATCACGCGCGACTCGCTCTTCCACAAAATGAGCGAGCAGCAGTGGGACGAAATCATGAACGTTCATGTGAAGGCCCTTTTCTGCTGCACGCAGCCGGTGATCCAGCATCTCGTCGAACGCCAGAAGAGCGGAGGGGCGGGCGGCAGCATCGTCAGCATGTCCTCCACGGCGGGGCTCAAGGGCAATGTGGGGCAGGCGAACTATTCCGC
Coding sequences within:
- a CDS encoding cytochrome P450; the encoded protein is MVSDDLLAREVVSDPYPYFACLRSEDPVHWNEQWGGWILTKYDDIFSMLQSAPLSSDRYTPFKKLKGSSADSEAVYKVLALWLGSQDPPLHSRLRNAVQKAFTPMTIEALVPEIQATADQLLLGMRGRDRMELLQDFTYPLAATVIARMLGMPLRDLNLIKLWADRVAPIMFMMLGEKGRYGRARQALDEMTEYFKALVHERQAHPTSDLTSALVGVMEKGELAEEEVIATCMVVVFGGHETTMNLMANGLLALLRNPAESERLLRNPEIIDTAVEEFLRFDGPAKSTVRWAKEDFKLDGKTIQEGQRVLVVWAAANRDPARFSEPDRLDLGRHPNPHFAFGQGIHYCLGAPLARREAKVGLTTLVRRLQEIRLAVPETDLEWHPTIIIRGLKSLPIRFTAIQ
- a CDS encoding acyl-CoA dehydrogenase family protein; amino-acid sequence: MTTGIETESAANLRSEARSWIRKNLPKEWRAASAETIGEENYMEIRRAWAKKLYEAGWVGLSWAKEYGGKGLSLVEEVVFAEEEALAQAPDFISRNSVYYIGPTIIAHGNEEQKRRYLPKMLSAEEVWCQGYSEPNAGSDLASLRTAAMKRDGRWIVNGQKTWTTIGNHATWCYFLARTDPSAPKHKGITAFVVDMKTKGITVRPITTITGSTEFSEMFFDDVEVPEENVLGALNQGWKVTMTTLGFERSMNNFARAVLLRSEVEEVARLARRTRRHGRPAIEDGWIAQRLAQCAEEAEALRLTIHRYLPKWAETHQPGPESSVIKIMWSEAHQRLMELALEVLGPGAQLRTGPDAEAKGRWPMMYLFTRAETIYAGTSEIQRNVVAERMLGMPRAKE
- a CDS encoding SDR family NAD(P)-dependent oxidoreductase: MEVNSKVRLDGKVCIVTGSGRGIGFGIARTMAAIGARVVVNDIDQEPLDAAVKEIQRAGGEAIGVKASVGSVEDGQKLTKSALDKWGGVDVLVNNAGITRDSLFHKMSEQQWDEIMNVHVKALFCCTQPVIQHLVERQKSGGAGGSIVSMSSTAGLKGNVGQANYSAAKAGVLGFTLALAKEMERFKVRVNAVAPSAWTRLTSAIPEEVLVKSVGQEGVDRMKSRRPEDLASIICFLASDAADGVTGQFVRAAGNMIGLWNHPDAKVTIYTEDGWTPDTVAAAFEDKLRPRMEKLVGIFNQ
- a CDS encoding four helix bundle protein, with amino-acid sequence MTYERFEDLPVWKAGMELAEKVYALTKSREFRPQRSLRDQIERAAVSVSNNIAEGFERGTTNELLAFLYIARGSAGEVRSMLLLLDRLPDFFNLKSQISNLKSLAESISCQLRAWADSLQNSPIQGQRHLTDKVRKLEAEKKARNEFILEIHRISGKKILRVDES